The stretch of DNA CGAATATTGTTatctgctattttttttttgtttttcgtgaCATGGCAACTGTCAGGAGTAAGTAAGgttacttacaatacaataggATAAGTCTATTTAAAATAACATCcttgatttacatgtaaaatgcaGTCAAACTCTGCTATTTTGAACAAAGTTGGCTCTCGGTCCatacaatttcaaaataatctGGAATGTACCATTTTTCTTAATTCTGAGGTCTTTTTTTATTCCCCCAAAAGTAAacaatttaaataaattattatcataACCCATTTGCTACAGGTAGCCCTAATCTGAAGCTCCCCATACTTTCTACTTGTTACATCAATGTTTTTGTGGAATATCCAAGTCAAGTGGTGTTGTTCAAATTAGGCAGCTGAGATTGATAAGTAGTAGTTGAAAATTATGGAGAAAATGTGACATTCTCTaatcaatagacctctttcttcatggcagccaaataaaatattctgttttaatggtaataagcctttctagccttgcTATGACAAGcaactttcaaaataatttatttttaaaatgagggcagtaggtctaattaacataaatacaattAAGGGgatggctcttaactaccaaactattgctatggaccccttaaaataatcataatttcTTGAGTGTCATTAATTCTACAGTTACCTTTTTTGCCAAGTCTCtgtctggttcgactcacaaccatatttggtacaTTGTAAATCacatgaccaaaacagaaaatgccttaAAACTCAGTGAGTTAACTGTGTTTTTCCCAAATTTTCAAAGTAACAGTACGAGAAcagtctaacacaaaatctgtagtatggagttttaaaaaagttatttcttaaaaaaatcatgacattataaggccctcctttgatacactgTTCAAAATATCAGTgtcattttttgtccaaatagaaattccatgctacagttttcACAAGATGATGAGTTGGTTCCCATCCGGTGGAAAAACGCCTCTTCCTTTTGTGTCCTGAGAGTTTTCACATGCTTTTCACTGAAACACACAGCAGAGGACTGAGACTAGTTGCGCCTGTGCGTTCTGATCGAAGTCAtgtcaaagaaccatccatgcaacctttttgtagggctcttgactTAAAAGCTTCCTTaatagcaaccattgtctttctgtagttaaaggggataggtcacgctattttaggtaattttgtttaattttgttaattatgagctctaaacgtcaaattggcagagcaagagtctttcattttcaaaatcacagccacataacaactgagaatgattttctagctttgtaaatgacattttaatacagactgatgtaattttgaaaaacggtgggccgacgtttttcaaatttacccaaattcaatccatttcaatcctctccagttttgtccatccatgtcccttcttggctttcctgcataatttttgttagagatcttctatagttttgaacagttattttgatattttagttaattctatgaccattcaaccagtgctgaaattgcctaaaattgtgtgacctagcccctttaagtgccAAATGTGGTCACCATTTATGACAGTGGTCTATTGTGAAGGAAAGCAGCTTTCTAAGACAAAAAGACTAGTGTTGGTGGGATCCGGTTACTTTTTGATGGCCCCACATATtgccaaaaaaatatattttatttcaaaagaTGAAAAGGTCAAAGGTCAAAATAAAGCAGTTACTGCACAAAGAATTGCTTGCAAAAACATCAAGGCCTGAGCAGTAtcttttgtccactcaaagaccATGTCCCCTTTTAACTCCTTCCCTATAAGggtgatacatgtacatgaattaCAAGTACTTTAATAGAGATGATTTTACATGttctctgtctaatgccagatgattttacttgtcaaggGGGGCGTTTCAGGGGTGAAGGAGTTAAGCCCTTGGGCTATCTGGGACTGGATAGATGATAGTTGGCTTAGCTACAATAATCCCGAAAAATCGCCTAAAAATTGATCCGGATAATCTCCCATAAATGTTCTACAAACTCTCCAAAGTTctaaaaatctcaaaattttactaaaaaatcccAAAATTTTAAtacaaaatatcaaaatttaaaGACCCTTATTATAAGTTAAAACAAGCCAGCTACAAAATAGCTGTTGTGGATAACATAAGTTCAGTATGATTAACGATTATTATTTAACCCACAGCGTTGATGCTGCCTACATGCACTATTGTGCGTCTCTgctatgtttttttctttgacaactAACTGCAACAGAATTGTGGGATAAAATAACTGAATGCTCAAACGGCTGTGCATTAAGCCATGAAACCTCTTCATTCTGCTCACTCTTAAATTACAagcaagaacttttttttttttattccaatcTCTAAATAATTAGTTTTAAATGCATTTTACAGATTTTTTTGGCTCTAAAAGCTCTAAAAAATCTTGGAACTTGCTAACTTTTCAGCATCTAAAgatctcaaaaaaaaaagatttttgtaCATACAGCTAAGCCTACCTGATAGCTGTCAATCCAGCTCCTAGACTTCTTTGATTCCCTTAGTAGGAAAGTGCTATACATTGTAATAACATGGTCACAAGTTTCGAGGCCTGTGTAATTCTTGGTTTTATTTCAAGCTTGAAAGATACCCCATGAACTGTTTATGTTCCTTTCTAAACTTTACTTAGAAAATATTATCTTAcccacaataaataattattattcaaacaTGTGACTTAACCCTTCCTCACATGAGAGCTGTGAAACTTACAGAATGATGTTACTCTGGTTTGTCACTTGTTCGATAGATACATATTAAAGAAAAACCAGGCAAAACATTTGGCAGTATATGggactaaccctaaccctaaccctaaaataATAGTCATTGTTATCTTATTTTTAGTGGCTGTTGGTGAGATTGCCAATTTTACGGCATATGCCTTTGCTCCAGCCATTCTTGTCACTCCATTAGGTGCCATTAGTGTGTTAGTAAGGTAGGTGTGTTACAACCATTAATTTTAACAAGCTTGTCTGTAGAACATGCAAGGAGACACATGTTGCCTTGTTCCTTTGCATGTTGTTTCTGTTACagaaacttgtaaaactgtttgaatcttgcaagcaactatttcaaacagccaagaagatttagtttttcggattttgacgcagaaattttcgtggtagttgaaccttccgcttgacatCGTCTAGTTCCCTTGCCAGTGCGCcagattaacctcagagatataataaatatcttactttAACCTcattttctcggtccgtactttAAGTTACGGATCCTTGTTTTTTCTCCTTGATCTATGGCCCACGCACTTCGGCCATAAATCAAGGGGAAAAAACACAGATTTGCCCATCATAAAACTGCCCCGTGAaaaacgtactatagtacgtgactccagccatagcgatccGATAACTATGTTGTTACGACCCAAAATTAGCCAGAGAACCGgtaaaaacgctctgatttcaattttatgctcatttcTCGATCAtagaacttaaaagaatgccaatttggccCAAttgtattttcgatttctcccacagatTTGCCCGTCATGAAACTGCCCAGTGAAAAATGTACTATAGTACTCGACTCCAGCCATAGTGATCCAATAACTGTGATTTTACGATCCGAAATATGCCAGAGAGCTGCTAAAAATgctctgattttaattttatgctcattcctcAGTCATAGAACTTAAATGAATTCCAATTTGGCCAAATTGTATTTTGGATTTCTCTGCACGGatctcgaactcggttagtaagaggtatgtaatAGATTTGACTCTaaaaccagaagattttacttgtcattgGGAGGCGGTTCAGAAGTCAATGGtttaacaacctctacatcAACCCCATCATGTCCCCTTTATAACTTTTACAAAGAGGGTATGTAAGGAACTAAATTTATTTTGAATACTGTTTGAGAACTTTAAATGGATCACAGCTGCATCAACTGTTCTTTGTTTGGGAGATTCATATTTTGTGAACTGGAAAgtaagagagaaaaagaaattttgttGGGAGGTCCAGTTTGAACAGAGATTATTGCACATGTCACACTAACTTGCAGACACTGAAGTTCCAGTAATTTAGAacttcaaaattaaaacaattggACAGAAACGTTTActggtaataaataaatattcttTGCTATTAATTTTGGTACTAAGAAAACTACAACCAAAATTTTGGGAGACGTTTTGCTTTCTACTGGTACATTTGGTTTCTCAGTCTTTCTACCTTTTGACAAGAAATATTAACTGAAAGTTCTTGCCACAGCAGACACCCACTCACTCTCACCCACCACAGACACCCTCTCTTGCCACCAGACACCCAGTCACTCTTGCACACCTGACCTGATGTCATTATGCGTATTGTTTAGCAATAcccacaaaaagaaaattcttggTTAGATTTTTAAGGTTACGGTCAGAATGTTCATGAAAGGTCAGCAACTTTCATCCAAATTATATTCTGTAGAAGGTCAGACAACTCATTATTGCAAGGaggagaaatgaaaaattttcattACCACTTTTGACTCATTTTTTTGTATGCCTGACTTTGTGTCTTTCAGTGCTGTGCTAGCTTCATATTTCTTAAATGAGAAACAGAATCTTCATGGTAAAATTGGCTGTGTCTTATCGATAATTGGTTCTACTGTGTTGGTGATTCATGCACCACAAGAAGAGGAAGTGAAAGACATTGACGACTTGGAAGTAAAACTTGGATCATTTGGTAAATAACTGCAAGAAACAATCATCAAATATATCATTTGTAGGGTTATGAGTAATTTTTCACTGGCTGAGTGAAATGAAAtaagtgaaaaatgtttttctcatgcACCGCTGTTATTTCCGGTCTTTAGTGTAATGCTACTTGTATTAGCTTTGAATTTGCAATAAAGGTCAGGCTTGCAGCTTGCAGCAGTCAGCTTGACATGCATGGCTACCAGCGGTGTGTGAGAAGTCATGTTTTAGTAATAACTTTCTgctgtttcattaaattttagATAACAATACATGATGATCAACTTCTTCCATAAATTTTAGATAGGtatttacaaaacatggactCCGAGATAATTTAATGAAGGCATCTACAGattctttttttcaatcaattttGCTCCTGTAGTGCAAAAATTGTGGGTGGGCTGTATTTATGCAAGTTTTTCATCTCTCCCCAGAtattatgtccagaaatacccCTAATTAAATGCACactgatttcaataagcattACAAAGACTGTGTcttcttgctcttctccccaactcaCTCAATGtttcagaatacagacaattaatgtCACAAAGCGTCCCCCAAATGCTTCTCATgacaagtaaggataaacagctgcgtTTCCCCTAAGCTTAAAATAACACTAACCTATGCCCTGACCTTAGTGATGGAAATAGCTAgatagcaaaggcttagacttaaaattGTGGGTCGGCTGTATTTGGGCTTTAttccgcgcaccggtggctcagttggttgagcactgggctgcaATGCGGGAGATCTTGTGTtcgactccagccggaccaacactcagggtctttaaataactgaggagaaaatgctgcctttgtaatgacatccgcaaatggttagactttcaagtcttggCGGATAAGGACTAGAAACCCTAGTTTGgttcgagtttattgagaaatatatatttatctcatggttttgagcctttttagaatttaaagcattaggaaaagtgcttaggtaaatagctgtctgttcagtacagatgatcactcgcttagatagccaaagtaagtaacagatgttgacactattttccggtcgccatattggtgcaccatagatgtgcaccaacatggcgttttcatactgggctctgtaaatttccgcaaaacatttcgacgaatatctgaagtttggggaaaatggatggttttcgatttatttttttattgcatgacagtgaaaacgatctatacctTTCAAGATCTTTGAATTGAGGgacaaaaaatattatttaacagGCTGCACTATTATATATTAAACATATATTTGGGCTCAAATCTTATCTTTATCTGACGCTTTTCAAATGTCAAGGTGGTGTGGCTATTCAGATTCAAGAATCCTCTACAAAGTTAATGTGGAATGGATAGAAGATGAGGTTATAGAATAcgaaattataaaataattatttatgatGAAAACTGAGCTTAATGTATTTTTGTCATTGGTGTTTCAGCACTTGGGTTTCCTTGCTTTTTACGTGTTCCTCTTTCATGTTCTCTTTCTAGGATTTGTGGCATAtggtgttattgttattataattgcGCTTGGTTTGATGTTCTTTTATGGACCACGCTTtggaaaaaagaacattttggtGTATATTTCAATCTGTTCCCTGATTGGTTCCTTATCTGTGATGGGATGTAAAGGCCTGGGGCTTGTAATTAGAGAGACAGCTCACGGAGACAATCAGCTGACCAATCCGGTAGCATGGGGATTATTGATTGCTGTTTTAGCATGTGTGACGACTCAAATGAACTATTTGAACAAAGCTCTTGATATCTTCAATACCTCATTGGTCACTCCAATATATTACGTTATGTTTACAACATTAACAATCATTGCATCCGCAATTCTGTTCCGAGAATGGGAAGTAATGGA from Montipora capricornis isolate CH-2021 chromosome 9, ASM3666992v2, whole genome shotgun sequence encodes:
- the LOC138017864 gene encoding magnesium transporter NIPA2-like isoform X1, yielding MASASPINSTATTSSVTLLSAVTTPSMETDNSGFYTGLGLALSSSVFIGTSFIVKKKGLRRVASSTGKRAGQGGYAYLKEWLWWLGLITMAVGEIANFTAYAFAPAILVTPLGAISVLVSAVLASYFLNEKQNLHGKIGCVLSIIGSTVLVIHAPQEEEVKDIDDLEVKLGSFGFVAYGVIVIIIALGLMFFYGPRFGKKNILVYISICSLIGSLSVMGCKGLGLVIRETAHGDNQLTNPVAWGLLIAVLACVTTQMNYLNKALDIFNTSLVTPIYYVMFTTLTIIASAILFREWEVMDSKDTIGAICGFLTIVFGVFLLHAFKDVHFSLKDVLQFSTQPNGATRIRKPGPVINDEAQAFLMHPMGVKEEEEEEVAAFANNANHL
- the LOC138017864 gene encoding magnesium transporter NIPA2-like isoform X2, giving the protein METDNSGFYTGLGLALSSSVFIGTSFIVKKKGLRRVASSTGKRAGQGGYAYLKEWLWWLGLITMAVGEIANFTAYAFAPAILVTPLGAISVLVSAVLASYFLNEKQNLHGKIGCVLSIIGSTVLVIHAPQEEEVKDIDDLEVKLGSFGFVAYGVIVIIIALGLMFFYGPRFGKKNILVYISICSLIGSLSVMGCKGLGLVIRETAHGDNQLTNPVAWGLLIAVLACVTTQMNYLNKALDIFNTSLVTPIYYVMFTTLTIIASAILFREWEVMDSKDTIGAICGFLTIVFGVFLLHAFKDVHFSLKDVLQFSTQPNGATRIRKPGPVINDEAQAFLMHPMGVKEEEEEEVAAFANNANHL